Proteins from a genomic interval of Quercus lobata isolate SW786 chromosome 11, ValleyOak3.0 Primary Assembly, whole genome shotgun sequence:
- the LOC115968028 gene encoding ubiquitin domain-containing protein DSK2b-like: MGAEGDSSEARVSVGVGGEEERREEVVINIRCSNGTKFTVRTSLDSSISAFKAALAQNCDVPADQQRLIYKGRILKDDQTLESYGLQAEHTVHMVRGFASAASTPAGTATATTAAATGNSESLNNTPGVTRGVGSNEGGGLGNAGLGASLFGLNALGSGGAPGLFGAGLPEFEQVQQQLTQNPNMMREIMSMPAIQSLMNNPELMRSLIMSNPQMRDIIDRNPELAHVLNDPGILRQTIEAARNPELMREMMRNTDRAMSNIEASPEGFNMLRRMYENVQEPFLNATTMGGNAGNDLGSNPFAALLGNQGGTQVRDGSNNPSTTGSETTTGLTSPNTNPLPNPWNNTGGGTQTTTTRPNPAGDARAPGIAGLGGLGLPEMEQMFNGIPDSTLLNQFMQNPAVSQMMQSLLSNPQYMNQILSLNPQLRGMVDTNPQLREMMQNPDLLRQLTNPETMQQMLALQQSVLSQLNQRQSTQDQAQTGGNTGAPNAAALELMMNMFGGLGAGSLSVPNNPDVPPEELYATQLSQLQEMGFFDTQENIRALRATSGNVHAAVERLLGNPGQ, encoded by the exons ATGGGTGCCGAGGGCGATTCGAGCGAGGCGAGAGTGagtgttggtgttggtggtgaAGAAGAGCGAAGAGAAGAGGTTGTAATCAATATCAGGTGCTCGAATGGTACGAAATTCACGGTGAGGACGAGCCTCGATTCTTCGATTAGTGCATTCAAGGCTGCTTTGGCTCAGAATTGCGATGTACCAGCTGATCAGCAGAGGTTGATTTACAAAGGTCGCATCTTGAAGGATGACCAAACCCTAGAAAGCTatg GTTTGCAGGCAGAACACACTGTTCACATGGTTCGTGGTTTTGCTTCAGCTGCGTCAACACCTGCTGGTACTGCCACTGCTACTACTGCTGCTGCCACTGGTAATTCAGAAAGTCTGAACAATACGCCGGGTGTTACACGGGGTGTTGGTTCAAACGAAGGCGGGGGCTTGGGAAATGCTGGTCTTGGTGCATCTTTATTTGGTCTCAATGCTCTAGGAAGTGGAGGAGCACCTGGCTTATTTGGAGCTGGGCTGCCAGAATTTGAACAAGTGCAGCAACAACTGACTCAGAACCCAAATATGATGAGGGAAATTATGAGCATGCCTGCCATTCAGAGCCTAATGAACAACCCTGAATTAATGCGCAGCTTGATTATGAGCAATCCTCAGATGCGTGATATCATTGACCGGAATCCAGAGCTTGCTCATGTGCTTAATGACCCTGGTATTCTCCGACAGACTATAGAAGCTGCAAGGAACCCCGAGCTCATGCGTGAGATGATGCGAAACACAGACAGGGCAATGAGCAACATTGAAGCTTCCCCTGAGGGATTTAACATGCTTAGACGCATGTATGAAAATGTTCAGGAACCATTTCTGAATGCTACAACAATGGGTGGAAACGCTGGAAATGATTTGGGTTCAAACCCATTTGCAGCACTGTTGGGGAACCAAGGTGGGACACAAGTGAGGGACGGGTCAAATAATCCTTCAACTACTGGTTCTGAAACCACTACAGGACTTACTTCTCCAAATACAAACCCACTTCCAAACCCTTGGAACAATACTGGTG GAGGTACTCAGACAACAACTACAAGGCCAAATCCTGCTGGGGATGCAAGGGCACCTGGTATTGCTGGTCTTGGAGGGCTTGGTCTCCCTGAGATGGAACAGATGTTTAATGGTATCCCAGATTCTACCCTACTCAATCAATTTATGCAAAATCCAGCTGTATCACAGATGATGCAAAGCTTGCTCTCCAATCCCCAATATATGAATCAG atTCTCAGTCTCAACCCTCAACTGCGTGGCATGGTTGATACAAATCCTCAATTAAGAGAAATGATGCAAAATCCAGATCTTCTTCGTCAGTTAACTAACCCTGAGACAATGCAG CAAATGCTAGCTTTACAGCAGTCAGTTCTGTCTCAGCTCAATCAACGGCAATCAACCCA GGATCAAGCTCAGACTGGTGGGAATACAG GAGCACCTAATGCTGCTGCATTGGAGTTGATGATGAACATGTTTGGTGGTCTTGGAGCTGGCAGCTTGAGTGTTCCAAATAACCCCGATG TACCTCCGGAAGAACTGTATGCAACTCAGCTTTCACAGCTTCAAGAAATGGGTTTCTTTGATACTCAAGAGAATATCAGGGCACTGCGTGCTACGTCTGGGAATGTCCATGCTGCAGTAGAGCGACTTCTGGGGAATCCTGGGCAATAA